A genomic stretch from Aedes albopictus strain Foshan chromosome 2, AalbF5, whole genome shotgun sequence includes:
- the LOC109403342 gene encoding uncharacterized protein LOC109403342 yields MLREICSLCDKNKNEKETFRRRRRGNTGRTKWFWGSESGLRNLSAAVNLKNKTAIDCPTRSIKILEIDSWIGSRGSSNDYGSFGGQIVPSEFYWPPKGTSQSDRSSHRRSGSAYPQRIPPQHPTQAGQHVRSG; encoded by the exons ATGTTACGCGAGATTTGCTCCCTTTgcgacaaaaataaaaatgaaaaagaaacaTTCCGTCGCCGTCGTCGCGGGAACACCGGGAGAACTAAATGGTTCTGGGGATCAGAATCTGGTCTGCGGAATCTATCAGCTGCAGTGAACCTGAAAAACAAAACAGCAATCGATTGTCCAACCAGAAGTATAAAAATCTTAGAG ATCGATTCTTGGATTGGATCTAGAGGATCTTCAAACGATTACGGCAGTTTCGGTGGCCAAATCGTGCCCAGCGAGTTCTACTGGCCTCCCAAAGGCACCTCACAATCCGACCGCTCATCGCACCGTCGTTCTGGCAGTGcctatcctcaaagaattccacctCAGCATCCAACGCAAGCCGGCCAACACGTACGTTCCGGCTAA